Below is a window of Fusarium pseudograminearum CS3096 chromosome 2, whole genome shotgun sequence DNA.
ACAGACAATGGGATCTTTTCATCTCCAGATTTTATTTTTGCTACTTATTTATACCCCACTGAACCGGTTTCGGTATTAGGCCCAATCAGATCTGATAAGATCCAAACAATACAGTACAATGTACTTGTGGTTTAAGACCAAGAGCTCCAAGAGACGGCAAACTTGGCCGATGCCGTCCACGAGTGAAGACGCCGATGGCAACAAGGGGAGTCTCTGTATTCTACATAGTAAGTTGGAtggagacatgatgagagcTCGACCCTTGTTCTCGTGGGTCCAAAGATGGTGCCCTGCTTGTGCCGATTACCCGCCAGCCCCCTGCGAGACTGCAGTCATGGTGCCACTGATAGAACGCTAACGCTGCCCGAAGTGGACGATGTATGCGCTAATTAAGGCACTGTCAGGAGCTGTTGTGGGCTCCGAGTTTTTCCATTATTTTGTTGCTTGAGGTCCACTCGTGAAATGTTGACCTGGAAAGATGATTATGAAGATGAGAGGGATTACAGTCGCAATCATTATACGGTTTACTTTTCTGGGTGCTCTAGCTCTCCATTTTTCCACAATAACGACATCTTGGCTGCCCCATTCGTACTGTATCACCGAATGTCATAGAGGTTTTGAAGTTTATACATATTCTTAGCCTAGCTGTGATAGTCTTTCGGGCTGATGACATACACGCCACAATCCTTCGGCACAGTGACCATCTTGGTCCTAAGATTGGCCACTATTGCCAGCCATGGATCAGATAAGATCAGATTGATATACTTTGGGCCATGAGTGACGAGCAATAGTGTTAAAGAAGCAGCATACCGCCCTATGCGCTGAGGTACAGGGTAAGTTTACCATCACCAGAATGACAAAACATCTGTTATCGAGACGCGCCGTAATAGTGAATATGAGAAAATTTTGAGTATTTTATCTGTTACCAATACTTGCTTCTTGAGTTAAAATGTGATATTGGAGTGTTTCTCATGGACGGTGTTGTGACGAGCGGAGGCGCAACACGGAAGCTGGAACATCAACGGTTTAGATTCTCGAGATTTCAACTGTACACGCCTGGCAAAGCAAGACACCCATCTTACACAGAAAGGAAATATCATTACATGGAAGCGAAAGGCGGTCTCTACAGACGCGACTTTGTTTAGGCGATTCTAATTTATCAGGTCGAAAACAACCCAGCGTTGGCCCccccttggtgttgaagttcATTGAACCAAGGCGTGTGAGAGACACATTGCGACTGAGCAGTAGGACAGGTCGCCTCCAGCAGCCACCATTACCGCACCTTTGACAGGCGCGTAGAcacaagcagaagcaatcTCATCCGCTCATGCCTGGATTAAATCGATCGCGACACATCTCATTTAGCAAACGCTATTATCGCGATCGACCGGTACAGCGACGTAAGAGGCTTGTGGTTTCTTGCGACAGCGGGCTCGGAATAGCTTGCAGTGCGGCGACACCAGTGACTACAGACTGTGCATTCTTGGCTGAGGCGCTACAAGCTTACTCTGCCCACAGGGCACCCAGACCAGAAGCCCGTCGCTCCCACCACTGCAAATGCTCAGTATGGCTGCAATTGAACACTGGTATGAGTCGCTCATCGACAGTTTGCATCGTGTTCTGTGCTCGGTGTTTCAATGGACGACAATTGGCTTGCTCTTTGCTCCAGTGGCAGCAATCGCGTATTGAAATCGATGACGGAAAGGCGTAGAGGCTCGTTCGCGGGTACACAGAGGCTTCCATCCTCCAACTACCGATAATTAGCACCGGGAACTCTGAGTTAgccaagcctgccaaggtcCAAGCAAGCCACAAAACCAGTCTTCACTAGAAGCAAAAGATGCGGACTGTCACTAGTTTTGGAGCTCTGAATATCTTTGCACCATCTGAGATGTTTCTCAGAGGGCTTTGTCGTTGCAAgtcatggtgttgttggacaGGATCAATCGTCTCTTGTCTGCTTGAGCTCATGTCACACAAACTgatcatctccaagctctcgcGTTAAGCGTCATAGCTCCTGTGAAAAATCTGCTGGATCCATTCTCATCTATAGACCTGCCGATCTCGGTGCTAACTTATGTAGCATCATGCACGATCGCTAAAAAGATGCATCATTTCATGCGACATGTGATGGAGACGACCCTCGTTATCAGATGTGATTGATTAGATTCGTCAAACGGTTCATTCCGTAGCTCTTGCGCCAAAACGACCAGGCCATACGTACTGGAGGGGTGTGTCGGAggtccaagaacaaggatcttTAGGGAGCTGTCCCTTTGAGAGCGCCAACCCCGGCTGGGGTTGCATTGCGCCGTTTTTTATCTGATCGGAACAAATTCTCATGGTGGTCCTGGCCATTGAGATCCCTCGGCTTCATCAGATAAACCCTGCGAGAAAAGATCCATCATCGGGTGCATTCTGGCAGGACATAAACACTCTGTTGTAGGGACAGACACTCATCACAGTGTTGCATACCGCCATCTTCCAGCGACTCTACCACCATGGCGCAACACACCTTCAACAGAcagccaccaccacaaacCTATGGCCTTGTGTCATTCCCAGCACAACATGTCATGCTTGTGGTCTTTAACAGACCCAAAGCTCTCAATTCCATGACCAGCGACGGAGAATatgagcttgaagctctcTGGGAGTGGTACGACAACGAGCCCTCCCTCCGATGCGCCATCGTGACAGGCGCCGGGCGTGCATTCTGCGCAGGCATGGACCTCAAGGAATGGAACCAGATCAACCAGCGCAAAAGAGATGGCATACCCGAGAAGCGACCGATGGACCCGCCCACGACGGGATTTGGCGGCCTCTCGCGTAGGAGCGGAAAGAAGCCCATTATTGCTGCTGTCAACGGCTTGGCTATGGGAGGCGGATTCGAGATGATTGCcaacctcgacctcatcgtcgctgcGAAAAGCGCTGTCTTTGCCCTGCCAGAGGCCAAGATTGGTGTTGTCGCTAATGCGGGTTCCCTGCCGAGACTAGCCAGGACCATTGGCCGTCACAGAGCGACCGAGATGGCCCTGACGGGACGGAGCATCAGCACTACAGAAGCCCGCGAGTTTGGCATCCTCAACGCTATAACCGAAGACGCCCCAGCGGACTGCGACGTGCTGGAGCGTCCAGTGGTGAAGAAAGCCCTCGAGTACGCGactgccatcatcagcaacagtccCGACAGCGTGATTGCGTCTCGGGCTGGTATCCTTGCTGGCTGGGAACATGGGAGCGCTGAGAATGCAGTGCGTGTGCATCGTCAGACGTGGGACTCTGTCATGGCGGATGGACACAATTTCCATGAGGGCGTGCAGGCCTTTGTGGAGAAGAGGAGCCCGAGATGGGTGGACAGCAAGTTATGATGCAGTTTTACGGCGGTTGAGgcattttctctctctctcttttcttgtgTATTTTATTCTTACACTTGTTTTGTCCACCTGACAACTAGCATTAGCGGTACTTGAAAGCATTGCAAAGCAAAAATACACCCAGCATTTGAAGCCATAGAGTCACTCAGTCACCCGGACTTGATGGCTTTTTTTGGTGTGACGCCATTTTTTCAGTGGTGTGGAGGGTCTCTTAgcatcatccttgtcaatcGGATCAGATAACTCTGTCAACTTATCAATCACCCCACTAATACTAGAAAAGTTCGCCTCGGCTTCATCTAGAACCTTGGACTCCGTTATTCTTCTCATCGAGTCTCCGCCAGTGTGTCGATTATTACTACTCTCCGTATAGCAACGGGACGAAAAAGAACCCTGTTTCTTTGGGCTGCCAGACTACGATGAGAATAGTACAGTGGAGGCCCAACGAGGATGCAAGTCGAGCGGATGTCGAGACAGCCATTGTCACTTTGCAGCTGTCTGATCACTTGCTGCATAAACAAAGAGATCTGGTCACTACCGGAGCTCTGGAAATGTCTTAGAAACCATGTTCTGTGCTGCACGATGGATCTATGCCAACATGCTATACCCCGAGTATAACAACAGCGTCAATCATCAACCCAAGCTCCATGCCGAAGCCACCCACCACTTCTCCCGGTTTCCTTGAACCCACTCCCACTAAGCCCCGTAatggagcttcttcaaatGTTTAGCCAGCATCTTTCAGCAATCGACTCGCTAGCCCAATTGCGGCATAACCAGGGTCCATCGAGCGTGGGTCATTCACCATCATTTTCATCTCCTCACATCCTCTACCTCGATTCATGAGCGGATCAGTGTCCCGAGATCAGCAAATGGAAGGTGACAAACCCTCCAAAACGGACACCCAGAACACCCTCCGAAGTCGCCCGCGACAAAGGTGCTTCCAGAGAGGGGACCCTGGAATGCAATGGCACTCCTGAAACCACCCTGCTCGAGGGCTTCAAAGGTCCTAGTCCTTGCCTCGTCCCGCGCCGGTCAGACAAGACCCCCCACATGCGCTTTATACgggatggagaagagaaagacatAGAGAAAGTTCTGTTCCGATACGTAATGAGGTTCCTGCATATTGAGGTACTTGACTACAATAATAATAGTGGAGGTGTTCATGTGAAGTCTGGTGATGACTCCAAAGAAGTTGCGAGCGCACATTTGCATCAGCCTCACAAGTCCCATCGCACAATATTCTCAACGACTGGGAAACTCAAGGAACAGCATTTACAAGACATAATACACTAAGACTCTCGtaaaagagagacaagaccGAATATGACAGAACTTGACTTATCTGCGGAGCCAAATGCGGCGCAAACAAAGAGTGTGCGTCATAACGTACCTGTTCTGCGCAAACACCACGGACAAGATACCCAAGAGCTTGAGATACTACTGTTAGCATGGTCGCTTCTTCTATATCGCCATAACCACGGAAACCATGTCGAGTTCTCATGGGGATTGACCGAGATCGGATCTTCCACATGTCGCACCTTTACACTCAACACTGCCAAACTGCAATGGGATGGCAGTAACTCTGTCGCATCGGAGCTCGAGGTCTTTAAAACATATATACAACAACAGTTACAATCAGAAGTACCATTCAAAAGAGAACAGtacaagctcttcttcaatgATGAGCCTGCGACAGGTGACTTGGTCAATCAAGTCACCGAAGATGGCGACATTTCAGTGAACTGGGTAAGATGTCCTCTTCTCGATCATTTAAGCATAGACTAACAGGGTATGCAACACAGGGAAATGTCCAAATCCAAGCAACATTAGAAGATGACGCCCTCTGCCTCCGCCCGACCTGGCGCGAACCTCTGGGCGCAGAGTTCCTCGCAAACCACCTCGCCCAAGCTTTCGTCGAAGTCCTCAACACAACCCTCGCCGACCCCGACGCAACACTATCCTCCGTCCTACCACTAGGCAAATTCGACAATTCTGTGATATGGAACTGGAATAAGGACCTTCCCCCGCCAGTGCCAGAGTGTATTCACACTTTGATCTCGGAGCAAGTGAGGTTACGGCCCGATGCCCAGGCCATTTGCTCTTGGGATGGCGACTTGACATATGCGGAGATGGACAATCTGTCTACACTACTCGCGCAACATCTTATTGATCTTGGCGTTAAGAACGGCGACATTGTTCCCCTATGCTTCGAGAAGTCAAGATGGACGACAGTGGGTGTCATGGGCGTCATCAAGGCGGGCGCGGCTTTCGTACTCATGGACCCGAGCCAGCCAATTCAGCGACGACAGGTTATGGCGCAGCAAGTAAAGGCGACACATATTCTCACTTCAAGAGACCAAGCAAAATACGGACCTGAGATCGCGCCCGAGGCAAAGCATGTCATTGTTGATACCGAAACACTCGACTCACTCGCCAAGACCATCGAGGATCCTCCCAGAGAACTGCCTCAGGTGCCACCCGAGTCGCTTCTGTATATCATCTTTACTTCTGGAAGTACCGGAACACCCAAGGGAGTGATGCTCTCTCACGAGACATACACTGCCAGTGCGCTTGCGCGAAGCACAGGGATCGGATACTCGAGTATTTCACGATCGCTCGACTTTACCTCGTATGCCTTTGATGTCAGTATTGACAGTATTCTATGCACGCTTATTCGCGGTGGATGCCTTTGTATTCCCACGGACATGGACCGTGTCAACGATTTGAGTGGCGCGATCCGTCGTCTGAAGGTTAACATGGTCAACATCACACCTTCAGTAGCGCGCATCTTGGATCCCGATATCATCCCATCACTTAACAgtcttggtattggtggCGAAGCTTGCTCTGCCGGAGACATCGCTATCTGGGGTCAACATACACGAATTGTAATCGGTTATGGTCCTGCTGAGTGCACCATTGGATGCACCGTCAATCCCAGCGCAGCAGGCAAGCCGTACGTCAGTATGGGTCCTGGTACTGGTGCTTGCATCTGGCTCGTTGACCCCGATGATCATAACAAGCTTGTCCCGGTCGGCGCAGTTGGTGAATTGCTCATTGAGGGCCCTATCGTGGGTCAAGGATATCTCGGAGATCctgaaaagacaaaagaggcCTTCATTCACGACCCAGACTTCCTCCTCGCCGGCGCAGATGGTATCCCAGGACGACAAGGCCGTCTATACAAGTCAGGCGACTTGGTCCGATACGATCCCGATGGCGAAAACGGCTTCATTTTCGTCGGTCGCAAGGATACCCAGATCAAGCTTCGCGGACAGCGTGTGGAATTGGGCGAGATTGAACACCACATCAAGAACTTGCTTCCTTCGGGTGCTGAAGTTGTCGCTGAGATTATCGCACCGCGAAACCAGAACAAAGAGTCAATGCTTGTGGCTTTTGTTGCCGACCGCGAAGCcaaggatgaaggagatACACGTCAGATTGACTTCCCGCCTCGTTTCCGCGAGGCCCTCGAGGTGCTGAATGACAAGCTCTCCAAGGTGGTGCCTGTGTACATGGTTCCTACTCAGTACATCACCCTCTCCAAGATTCCTTACCTCGTGTCTGGTAAGACGGATCGCAAGTCGCTACGAGCTCTGGGTGCAGAGATCTCTGCCAACATGCAAGCCTCCGCGGCTGTAAACGAGAGCTCTGAGATTCGTGAACCACAGTCTGAGGCTGAGCTGTTCCTGCGCGACTCGTGGTGTCGcttgcttggtcttgagaatAAACAAGTTAGCACTACACACAACTTCTTCACATCAGGTGGCGACTCAGTACTTGCTATGAAGCTCGTCCCAATCGTGCGAGACTGGGGCTACACGCTCTCTGTCGCTGACATCTTCAACTACCCAGTCCTTTCCGACATGGCCAATTCTATGCAAAAAGGCGACAGCAGCAAGGGAGTTGATATGCAAATCCCTGAGTTCTCTTTGCTCAAGGATGATATGGATCGTGATGCCTTGTGTACAGAGGCTGCCCAGAATTCTGGATGTGATGTCAGCGCGATTGAGGACATTTATCCTTGTGCGCCCATGCAGGAGATTCATATGGCATTTTACACGCGATCGAAGGAGAATTATGTGGCGCAGCGAATTGCCGACATTCCTGCTTCCAGTTCAATTGACAAGCTGAAGTCGGCTTGGAATGTTGTCTACAAGGAGAGTCCAATCCTTCGCACGCGCATTGTTGAGTTCAAGCAACATGGCTTCATGCAAGTTGTTGTCAACGAAGCTCTGCAATGGGAAGAGATTGACTCCAGCCTAGAGGActtcatcgagaaggacaagcAGGAGCCCATGTCACCCGGCGCACCCCTCTCTCGATTTGCTATTGTCACCGACAAGGCTCTCGACAAGCGTTACTTCGTATGGACAGCCCACCATGCTATCTACGACGGATGGTCAACAGACCTCATCGTTGAGCATGCACGCGCTGCATACAAGGGCGAGGAAGTCTCTCGACCTGCCCAATTCAAGCACTTCATTCGCTATCTTGCCGAAGACTCGCGTGAATCCTCCAAGGCTTACTGGACGACCCAGCTTGCAGGAGCCACGGGACCTCAATTCCCCTCACTACCATCACGATCCTACATCCCTGACCCTACGTCGTTGACTGAGCGattcatcaagcttgacaaggccGCCAAGTCTGACATCACCATTGCTACTGTTATTCGCGCGGCTTGGGCTCTGCTGGCGTCGCAGTACTCAATGagcgatgatgttgttttCGGAGAGACCTTTATGGGCCGAACCATTCCTCTCCCTGGAGCTGAGTTGATTGAAGGACCTATCCTTGCAACAGTCCCCGTCCGCATTCGCCTTGATCGCACTATAACCGTACAGGAGTTCCTCCGAGCCGTTCAAGAACAAAGCGTCAAGCGCGCTGCCCATGAGCACCTCGGTATCCAGCACATCCGAAGACTCAGCGAAGACGCCCAGATTGCTTGTGAGGTCACCATGGGTCTAGTCGTccagcctcaagatcctgATCctactgagactgagaaCGACGCTCTTCCGTCATTCCGAGGCGGTGATGCCGCCCTCGAAGCTTTGCACTTCAACTCGTATCCTCTGATGTTGGCTGTGTCTATGCAAAAGGCGGGTTTCCGACTCTTGGCAAGCTTTGACTCGGAGCTCTTGAGCCATGTACAAGTCGAGCGCGTGCTGTCGCAGTTTGAAGTTGCGATCAATCAGCTTCGTGGGGATATGTCGCGCTCATTGAACGAACTCACATGCTTGGGCGAGGAGGAACTTGGTCAGATTTGGGAAGCCAACAAGCACGCACCTGTCTCTCCCAAGGATATCTCCAGATTCTTGTCCACCGGCGACAAATACCCCGCTGTCCAATACGTCCCTTGGGTCGTGCAGCCTGGCaacgagaagcttctcatgCCTCTCGGAAGCActggagagcttcttctggaggGTATCGCATCAgctggcgatgatgatgttgtcgatgCTCCCGAATGGCTCAAGGAGGGTGCGATGGGCTACCCAGGACGACAGGGCAAGCTGGTCCGCACTGGAGATCTCGTCAAGTATACCGACGACATGAGCTTGGTGTTCATCGGTCGCAAAGATGCCATGACCAGCGTAGATGGACGTGTCGTGGACCTCAACGCTaccaaccttgagctcaagcGACTTCTCCCCAGCAGCGCCAAGGCTGTGAGCAGACTTGTTGTCCCCAAGGGCTCAAGCAGCCAAACACCTGTGGTAGTTGCGTTTGTCCAAGAGACTTCTGCTAAGGATACTCAATCACTCAAGCTGGGCTTTGAAATCAGTGATGCTTCAATACCGCTGTCGCAGGCTGTTTCCGTTGAGCTTGCGACCGCTATAATCGgcctcaacaaggccatggtTGAGACCCTGCCACCTTATGCAATCCCCTCAATCTGCATTCCCCTCGAAATCCCTGCGGACATCGACAGCATTGCCGAAAACATTACTTTGTCCTTGATAGTAGAGCTACGCAAGTCTTTTGCGTCtctcaagaagaccatcgCAGATACCACCGTGTTGACCACAAAGGAGCGCGTGCTTCGCGCGTCTTGGTCTAAGTTCCTCGGcattgaagaggagaagcttgCGCTTGATGATAACTTCTTCCGCCTGGGCGGTGACTCAATTGTGGCCATGCGCATGGTCTCGGCTCTGCGACAAGAGGGTTACCGTCTCTCTGTCGCCAGTATCTTCCAGAACATGCAGCTTAGAGGCATGGCTGACTCGCTGGTTGAGATCTCTACGGAGAGTGTTGAGACAACCAAGAAGTACACTGCCTTTTCAATGCTGGACACAAAGGATGTCGATAGCTTCCTGGTGAAGGCTATTCAGCCTCAATTGGCAGACCCCAAGTGGAAGATCAAGGACGTTCTACC
It encodes the following:
- the NPS6 gene encoding NPS6 — protein: MTELDLSAEPNAAQTKSVRHNVPVLRKHHGQDTQELEILLLAWSLLLYRHNHGNHVEFSWGLTEIGSSTCRTFTLNTAKLQWDGSNSVASELEVFKTYIQQQLQSEVPFKREQYKLFFNDEPATGDLVNQVTEDGDISVNWGNVQIQATLEDDALCLRPTWREPLGAEFLANHLAQAFVEVLNTTLADPDATLSSVLPLGKFDNSVIWNWNKDLPPPVPECIHTLISEQVRLRPDAQAICSWDGDLTYAEMDNLSTLLAQHLIDLGVKNGDIVPLCFEKSRWTTVGVMGVIKAGAAFVLMDPSQPIQRRQVMAQQVKATHILTSRDQAKYGPEIAPEAKHVIVDTETLDSLAKTIEDPPRELPQVPPESLLYIIFTSGSTGTPKGVMLSHETYTASALARSTGIGYSSISRSLDFTSYAFDVSIDSILCTLIRGGCLCIPTDMDRVNDLSGAIRRLKVNMVNITPSVARILDPDIIPSLNSLGIGGEACSAGDIAIWGQHTRIVIGYGPAECTIGCTVNPSAAGKPYVSMGPGTGACIWLVDPDDHNKLVPVGAVGELLIEGPIVGQGYLGDPEKTKEAFIHDPDFLLAGADGIPGRQGRLYKSGDLVRYDPDGENGFIFVGRKDTQIKLRGQRVELGEIEHHIKNLLPSGAEVVAEIIAPRNQNKESMLVAFVADREAKDEGDTRQIDFPPRFREALEVLNDKLSKVVPVYMVPTQYITLSKIPYLVSGKTDRKSLRALGAEISANMQASAAVNESSEIREPQSEAELFLRDSWCRLLGLENKQVSTTHNFFTSGGDSVLAMKLVPIVRDWGYTLSVADIFNYPVLSDMANSMQKGDSSKGVDMQIPEFSLLKDDMDRDALCTEAAQNSGCDVSAIEDIYPCAPMQEIHMAFYTRSKENYVAQRIADIPASSSIDKLKSAWNVVYKESPILRTRIVEFKQHGFMQVVVNEALQWEEIDSSLEDFIEKDKQEPMSPGAPLSRFAIVTDKALDKRYFVWTAHHAIYDGWSTDLIVEHARAAYKGEEVSRPAQFKHFIRYLAEDSRESSKAYWTTQLAGATGPQFPSLPSRSYIPDPTSLTERFIKLDKAAKSDITIATVIRAAWALLASQYSMSDDVVFGETFMGRTIPLPGAELIEGPILATVPVRIRLDRTITVQEFLRAVQEQSVKRAAHEHLGIQHIRRLSEDAQIACEVTMGLVVQPQDPDPTETENDALPSFRGGDAALEALHFNSYPLMLAVSMQKAGFRLLASFDSELLSHVQVERVLSQFEVAINQLRGDMSRSLNELTCLGEEELGQIWEANKHAPVSPKDISRFLSTGDKYPAVQYVPWVVQPGNEKLLMPLGSTGELLLEGIASAGDDDVVDAPEWLKEGAMGYPGRQGKLVRTGDLVKYTDDMSLVFIGRKDAMTSVDGRVVDLNATNLELKRLLPSSAKAVSRLVVPKGSSSQTPVVVAFVQETSAKDTQSLKLGFEISDASIPLSQAVSVELATAIIGLNKAMVETLPPYAIPSICIPLEIPADIDSIAENITLSLIVELRKSFASLKKTIADTTVLTTKERVLRASWSKFLGIEEEKLALDDNFFRLGGDSIVAMRMVSALRQEGYRLSVASIFQNMQLRGMADSLVEISTESVETTKKYTAFSMLDTKDVDSFLVKAIQPQLADPKWKIKDVLPATGPQAGDVKQSVFAPRSSVQYNMLYLDQSIDTARLVDSFQYLVSQHAILRTVFVENEGQTLQVVLHDLKVPVTEQNVEGSIDAAAKQLAESDVNNSTDLTHGSSFIRLFVLRGESENAFVIRISHAQYDGVSLPELLRQLELRYRGLEIPSSEPFETYIQHLAATKSQNVEFWRKTLQGSSYTEIAPAADPQKKTAFMTKDVDISGASPNTTHAMLLTAGWAKVLSQHLNVSDVTFGGIVSGRDIDVAGIDTIMGPCYQYQPVRVKFKPNWTATDLLDSVRSQSLEGSQRATLSFQEVLKECTNWPADTPFYGSFTNHLNKEFFDSIPFAGTKCRVDYSIPHPEPATPPRVVSFLEDGRTQIGIEADEERQEFWEARLGELANVIEGFVKNPQALI